A single Nicotiana tabacum cultivar K326 chromosome 5, ASM71507v2, whole genome shotgun sequence DNA region contains:
- the LOC107829168 gene encoding uncharacterized protein LOC107829168, protein MSDSSSQYIHMVHHLIEECLLFNMSREECMKALSKHANIQPVITSTVWKELEKENKEFFEAYKKRREEGSSTSTESQMEITTQRIHNILLESSYKDINENHST, encoded by the exons ATGAGTGATTCTTCTTCTCAATACATCCACATG GTGCATCACTTAATTGAGGAGTGTCTGTTATTCAACATGAGCAGAGAGGAATGCATGAAAGCACTCTCCAAACATGCAAATATACAGCCAGTTATCACTTCCACGG TGTGGAAGGAGTTGGAGAAGGAGAACAAAGAGTTCTTTGAGGCGTACAAGAAACGGAGGGAAGAAGGATCATCGACAAGTACAGAATCCCAAATGGAGATAACAACACAAAGAATTCACAATATACTGTTGGAGTCATCTTATAAAGATATCAACGAAAACCACAGCACTTAG